One genomic window of Flavobacteriales bacterium includes the following:
- a CDS encoding phosphoribosyltransferase: MPNVKTLVLNQTQVNQKIDRLAFQIYENHYNETEIIIAGIAGNGFILAKLLKERLANFTNMKVTLVPVNVNKEDPLAINAFVQLEKAEAEDRVVILVDDVLNSGKTLIYGIRHFLQVPLKALRTVALIDRDHKRFPVKADYVGLLLSTTLKEHVKVVLEGEMAVYLE; the protein is encoded by the coding sequence ATGCCTAACGTAAAGACACTTGTACTGAATCAAACACAGGTCAACCAGAAAATAGACCGCTTGGCCTTTCAGATCTACGAGAACCATTACAACGAAACAGAGATCATTATTGCCGGTATTGCAGGCAATGGTTTCATACTTGCTAAGCTGTTGAAGGAGCGCTTGGCAAACTTCACCAACATGAAGGTGACCCTTGTGCCCGTAAACGTGAACAAGGAAGACCCATTGGCCATCAACGCCTTTGTACAACTCGAAAAGGCCGAAGCCGAAGACAGGGTGGTTATTTTGGTGGATGATGTGCTTAACAGCGGCAAAACGCTGATCTATGGCATTCGTCACTTTCTACAAGTGCCACTAAAAGCTTTACGTACTGTGGCCCTTATAGACCGCGACCACAAACGTTTTCCTGTGAAGGCAGACTACGTTGGGCTATTACTGAGCACCACGCTCAAAGAACACGTAAAAGTGGTATTGGAAGGCGAAATGGCCGTTTATTTGGAGTGA
- a CDS encoding shikimate kinase, which produces MKVFLVGYMASGKSTAAKKLATKLGLKSVDLDAEIVRTAGMSIPEIFKEKGEKAFRKMEQEELRKWIEKDDYVMACGGGTPCYFESMDEMNQAGVTIYLEMTPKAVVDRVSSSKEERPILKGMKEDKMLEKVTFQLKKREPFYKRATWTINGINLDMDELVGMVNHSK; this is translated from the coding sequence ATGAAGGTATTTCTAGTAGGATATATGGCCAGTGGTAAATCTACGGCTGCAAAAAAGTTGGCTACCAAGCTGGGGCTCAAATCTGTTGACCTTGACGCAGAGATCGTGCGGACGGCTGGCATGTCCATTCCCGAAATATTCAAGGAAAAAGGGGAGAAGGCCTTTCGGAAAATGGAGCAGGAGGAATTGCGCAAGTGGATAGAGAAAGACGATTATGTGATGGCCTGCGGTGGCGGCACTCCGTGCTACTTCGAATCGATGGATGAGATGAACCAAGCAGGTGTGACCATCTACCTGGAGATGACGCCCAAGGCGGTGGTAGACCGTGTGTCTTCCAGCAAAGAGGAACGTCCTATTCTGAAAGGGATGAAGGAAGATAAGATGCTGGAGAAAGTGACTTTTCAGCTAAAGAAGCGCGAGCCTTTTTACAAGCGCGCCACGTGGACCATAAATGGCATCAACTTAGACATGGATGAGTTGGTAGGAATGGTCAATCACTCCAAATAA
- a CDS encoding SDR family oxidoreductase, translated as MSFIKDKVVLITGGSSGIGKACAERFGREGGRIVITGRNAENLQAAAAELRNKNIEVLAVQGDVASENDCVRMINETLNKYGRIDVLINNAGISMRAFFKHVDISVMRQLMEVNFFGTVYCTKYALKQLLKYKGTVVGISSVAGYQGLPGRSGYSASKFAMEGFLSALRLENHNTGLHVMIVCPGYTESNIRKTALVADGSSQGESPRDESKMMTSEEVADHIYHGVQKRKKRVVLTTQGKLSYYLSKLLPSFVDGMVIKAIDKEGDLPK; from the coding sequence ATGTCATTCATCAAGGATAAAGTAGTGCTGATAACGGGCGGAAGTTCGGGCATTGGAAAGGCCTGTGCCGAGCGTTTTGGCAGAGAAGGCGGCCGTATTGTGATCACGGGTAGAAATGCCGAGAATCTGCAAGCGGCAGCAGCGGAGCTCCGGAACAAGAACATCGAAGTATTGGCGGTGCAGGGCGATGTGGCCAGCGAGAATGACTGTGTGCGTATGATCAACGAAACGCTGAACAAATACGGGCGGATTGATGTACTCATCAATAACGCAGGCATCAGCATGCGTGCGTTCTTCAAGCATGTGGATATTTCGGTGATGCGCCAGTTGATGGAGGTGAACTTCTTCGGCACGGTGTATTGCACCAAGTATGCCTTGAAGCAATTGCTGAAGTACAAGGGGACCGTGGTTGGGATTTCGTCTGTGGCCGGGTATCAAGGATTGCCAGGGCGTAGCGGTTATTCGGCTTCTAAGTTTGCCATGGAAGGCTTTCTGAGTGCCTTGCGTTTGGAGAATCACAACACGGGATTGCACGTCATGATCGTGTGTCCAGGGTACACGGAGAGCAACATCCGCAAAACGGCCTTGGTGGCCGATGGTAGTTCTCAGGGCGAATCGCCAAGGGACGAATCGAAGATGATGACCTCTGAAGAAGTGGCCGACCATATTTACCATGGAGTGCAAAAGCGCAAGAAGCGCGTAGTGCTTACCACACAGGGAAAACTTTCCTACTATCTGAGCAAACTGCTGCCTTCGTTCGTTGATGGCATGGTCATCAAAGCGATTGATAAGGAAGGGGATCTTCCTAAATAG
- a CDS encoding AraC family transcriptional regulator — MNLSEAILYIGLAQSLFAAFALGTRKRVTLPDKLLVGGLLVFAFKFIILILNNEHGEFFDMQFSLGLIPLTFGPILYLYTTYLVADRKRFRPLDLLHFLPFVLITLAYFMFFQDVVDFSDETFLKPDEYLWVRVTFSIVFFASVITYTVLTFVKLINFRKNIQAQFSYQDNRLRLFWLNFIALLFSLSGLVVIVAGAYNAMMFKKMLDTALLSHLGLTIIAYTVSYFGLRQPSLFRYEYAIEEDKAELKGSEPNEKEVKPRFTDEEAKALTERLIIHMSEERPYLNPELTLGELSAQINLAKHELTELLNVHIGKNFFSFVNEFRLKAVVRRLANPDYDHLTIMALANDCGFNSKSTFNSLFKQHYGHTPSDYKKMLREGSIPA, encoded by the coding sequence ATGAACCTCTCGGAAGCCATATTGTACATCGGCCTGGCACAATCGCTTTTTGCGGCCTTTGCCTTGGGTACGCGCAAACGCGTCACCCTGCCCGATAAACTATTGGTGGGTGGCTTGCTTGTTTTTGCCTTCAAGTTCATCATTCTTATTCTGAATAATGAGCACGGAGAGTTCTTCGATATGCAGTTTTCGCTCGGTCTTATTCCCCTTACTTTCGGGCCTATTCTGTATCTCTACACCACCTATCTGGTGGCAGATAGAAAGCGGTTCCGTCCGTTGGACCTGCTTCATTTTCTTCCTTTTGTACTTATCACGCTGGCGTACTTCATGTTCTTTCAGGATGTGGTCGATTTCTCGGATGAGACCTTTCTGAAACCGGACGAATACCTGTGGGTACGCGTCACTTTCTCGATTGTGTTCTTCGCTTCGGTCATCACTTATACGGTACTCACGTTCGTCAAGCTCATCAACTTCCGAAAGAACATTCAGGCGCAGTTCAGTTATCAGGATAACCGGTTGCGGCTGTTCTGGCTCAACTTCATTGCCTTGTTGTTCAGCCTCAGCGGTCTGGTGGTGATCGTTGCCGGTGCCTACAATGCCATGATGTTCAAGAAAATGTTAGATACCGCGCTGCTATCTCACCTTGGACTGACCATTATTGCCTACACCGTAAGCTACTTTGGTCTGCGGCAGCCTTCGTTGTTCCGCTACGAATATGCCATTGAAGAAGATAAGGCCGAATTGAAGGGCTCAGAACCCAATGAGAAAGAGGTGAAACCCCGTTTTACGGATGAGGAAGCTAAGGCTTTGACAGAACGATTGATCATACACATGAGTGAGGAACGCCCGTACCTCAATCCAGAATTGACGTTAGGAGAACTTTCGGCTCAGATCAATCTGGCCAAGCACGAATTGACCGAATTACTGAACGTTCACATCGGTAAGAATTTCTTCTCGTTTGTGAATGAATTCCGACTGAAAGCCGTGGTACGCAGGTTGGCAAATCCCGATTATGATCACCTCACCATCATGGCACTGGCTAACGATTGCGGCTTCAATTCTAAGTCTACCTTCAACAGTCTTTTCAAGCAGCATTATGGCCACACGCCTTCCGATTACAAGAAGATGCTTCGCGAGGGTTCCATTCCTGCCTGA
- a CDS encoding DUF2147 domain-containing protein — MVRIAIVGLVLLHACSFGLLAQNPDAILGKWMDEEHETIIEIYKKNSMFYGRIVWLKDSLDPTFGGKLRDVLNDDVKLRSRKVLGIDMLEGFVWDGVDAWRKGRIYYYQTGNDYNGKIYMEDGELKLKGYYSILFFLGRTKIWSPLSNASSYGLK; from the coding sequence ATGGTCAGAATAGCAATTGTTGGATTAGTACTGCTGCATGCGTGCAGCTTTGGTCTTTTGGCGCAAAACCCCGATGCCATTTTAGGCAAATGGATGGATGAAGAGCACGAAACCATCATCGAGATCTATAAAAAGAACAGCATGTTTTATGGCCGCATCGTGTGGCTTAAAGACTCTTTGGATCCGACATTCGGAGGTAAACTGCGGGATGTGCTGAACGATGATGTGAAGCTGCGTTCGCGCAAGGTCTTGGGCATAGATATGCTGGAAGGTTTTGTGTGGGACGGGGTAGACGCATGGAGAAAAGGACGTATCTACTATTACCAGACCGGCAACGATTACAACGGAAAGATCTATATGGAAGATGGAGAGCTGAAGCTGAAAGGCTACTACAGCATCCTTTTCTTTTTAGGACGCACCAAAATATGGTCTCCTCTTAGCAATGCAAGTTCCTACGGCCTGAAATGA
- a CDS encoding DUF1801 domain-containing protein yields MNHLVDTYLSDGCGRCSLGGTPDCKVHRWHEELVLLREMLLHCGLNEELKWSIPCYTYQNSNIVLLSAFKEYCALSFFKGSLLRDSNGMLIQQTENVQATRQLRFTNVQEIADLETVIRSYIYEAIEVEKLGLKVDMKDRAELAYPEELELKLADDAAFKAAFEALTPGRQRGYVLFFAAPKQSKTRAERIEKNRAQILEGKGLHDDYRSNKK; encoded by the coding sequence ATGAATCACCTCGTAGATACATATCTGAGTGACGGCTGTGGTCGATGCTCCTTGGGCGGCACTCCTGACTGCAAGGTTCATCGATGGCACGAAGAACTGGTGCTTTTGAGAGAGATGCTGCTTCATTGCGGATTGAACGAGGAGCTGAAATGGAGCATTCCGTGCTACACCTACCAGAACAGCAACATCGTTTTGCTAAGCGCCTTCAAAGAATACTGTGCACTGAGTTTTTTCAAAGGGTCGCTGCTGCGTGATTCCAATGGCATGCTTATCCAGCAAACGGAGAATGTACAGGCTACGCGGCAACTCCGATTTACGAATGTGCAAGAGATAGCAGACTTAGAAACGGTTATCAGATCCTACATCTACGAAGCCATTGAAGTGGAAAAGTTGGGGCTGAAAGTGGACATGAAGGATCGGGCTGAACTCGCCTACCCAGAAGAGTTAGAACTGAAACTGGCTGATGATGCTGCCTTCAAAGCTGCCTTTGAGGCATTGACGCCAGGCAGGCAACGCGGATATGTTCTGTTCTTTGCGGCACCCAAGCAATCTAAGACACGTGCGGAACGCATTGAAAAGAACCGTGCTCAGATTCTTGAAGGAAAAGGCCTGCACGATGACTATCGTTCCAATAAGAAATAG
- a CDS encoding PorT family protein, protein MRKWKVAVLALAIAGATANTSKAQLAVGVKGGATLSSMSGKAAAGSEKDMLFGYQFGALVNYGFSKTFSLQPEVLFIQKGGKTSSSSTSDYTQVTANYLEIPILAKAQFGGEKFKGYAVLGPYASYWVGGHTKSNVLGTESKESIDFDNNIDDDGYKQHRFDLGLNGGLGMQYAVGRGNVFLDARYGFGLFDTNKYKTEPSGYKTQANRSIQLSLGYTFRLSKEG, encoded by the coding sequence ATGAGAAAATGGAAAGTAGCAGTATTAGCATTGGCCATTGCCGGTGCCACTGCAAACACAAGTAAGGCCCAACTTGCTGTTGGGGTCAAAGGAGGTGCAACGCTCAGCTCGATGTCGGGCAAGGCAGCTGCCGGTTCGGAAAAGGACATGCTATTCGGATATCAGTTCGGGGCGTTGGTCAACTATGGTTTTAGCAAAACATTCTCGCTTCAGCCAGAAGTGCTCTTCATTCAGAAAGGCGGAAAGACCTCGTCTAGCTCTACCAGCGATTACACGCAGGTAACGGCCAATTATTTGGAAATCCCAATTTTGGCCAAAGCCCAATTCGGTGGAGAAAAGTTTAAAGGCTATGCCGTTCTGGGGCCTTATGCCAGCTACTGGGTTGGCGGTCATACCAAGTCGAATGTGCTTGGAACCGAATCGAAAGAAAGCATCGATTTCGATAATAATATCGATGACGATGGTTACAAACAACATCGCTTTGACCTTGGTCTGAATGGAGGACTTGGAATGCAATATGCCGTTGGAAGAGGCAATGTGTTCTTAGATGCCCGTTATGGCTTCGGCCTTTTTGATACCAACAAGTATAAAACTGAACCGTCAGGCTACAAAACCCAAGCAAATCGTTCAATTCAACTTTCGTTGGGTTACACATTCAGGTTAAGTAAAGAAGGTTGA
- a CDS encoding NADPH:quinone oxidoreductase family protein produces the protein MDAMINGMKVQVSEFAETPMEGVEQFLSIVAQEMPNTEELGDDDVLIAVKSAALGWVDLMMLSGQYQHQPPLPYTPGLEYCGIVLWKGKNVSDAVAKTGDKVLVDGFISGPRSPGEYQRYGGFASYAVAPKEAIIHIPQRLNYDQACNLLGSYETAYYCLITSGQLKAGETVLIHGASGAIGMAAVHVAKLMGATVIATGRSEEKLAIVKAQGADHVINTKAIDPNEKLRPFRDDVKALTNGKGVDVVYDGVGGAVSEESLRCVKFGARFLIVGWASTPFVAKGKGQRGAPNANQLPTNLILMKGLKVLGSPMVIATQHDPSIRTQRLKDILQWVNEGKITPYVSDVFPLADIKEAMRAKWNGKIVGGAAVQIS, from the coding sequence GTGGATGCGATGATCAATGGAATGAAGGTGCAGGTGTCTGAATTTGCCGAAACACCCATGGAAGGTGTGGAGCAATTCCTGAGCATTGTAGCGCAGGAAATGCCCAACACCGAAGAGTTGGGAGATGACGATGTGTTGATTGCCGTAAAAAGTGCCGCTTTGGGCTGGGTAGATCTGATGATGTTGAGCGGACAGTACCAGCACCAACCTCCACTTCCCTACACGCCCGGATTGGAGTACTGCGGCATCGTTTTGTGGAAAGGAAAGAACGTAAGCGATGCAGTGGCCAAAACAGGCGATAAGGTACTGGTGGATGGTTTTATCAGCGGTCCTCGTTCTCCTGGAGAATACCAGCGCTACGGTGGCTTTGCCAGCTATGCCGTTGCTCCCAAAGAGGCCATCATTCACATTCCACAACGGCTCAATTACGATCAGGCCTGCAACCTACTGGGCAGCTACGAAACGGCCTACTATTGCCTCATTACCAGCGGACAGCTGAAAGCGGGCGAAACGGTGCTTATTCATGGTGCATCGGGTGCAATTGGCATGGCAGCTGTTCATGTTGCCAAGTTGATGGGCGCCACAGTCATTGCCACTGGGCGTTCGGAAGAGAAACTGGCCATTGTAAAAGCCCAAGGTGCCGACCATGTGATCAATACCAAAGCCATCGATCCGAACGAAAAACTACGGCCTTTTAGAGACGATGTGAAAGCACTGACCAACGGCAAAGGGGTTGATGTGGTGTATGATGGCGTAGGTGGAGCAGTATCTGAAGAGAGCTTGCGCTGCGTAAAATTCGGTGCACGATTCCTCATTGTAGGTTGGGCCTCTACTCCGTTTGTGGCCAAGGGCAAAGGACAGCGAGGCGCGCCCAATGCCAATCAGCTACCTACCAATCTCATTCTGATGAAAGGATTGAAAGTATTGGGCAGCCCGATGGTGATAGCCACGCAGCACGACCCAAGCATTCGTACACAACGACTAAAGGACATCTTGCAATGGGTAAATGAAGGCAAGATCACACCCTACGTTTCGGATGTATTTCCTCTGGCCGACATTAAAGAAGCGATGCGTGCTAAGTGGAACGGGAAGATCGTTGGTGGAGCTGCGGTGCAAATAAGCTAA
- a CDS encoding VF530 family protein, giving the protein MDNPKEQSQSKDPMHGVKLADMLEALVEHYGWEDMGYFIDIRCFNYDPSIRSSLAFLRKTPWARAKVEQLYLDMLEDKRKYSR; this is encoded by the coding sequence ATGGATAATCCAAAAGAACAATCACAGTCTAAGGACCCGATGCATGGTGTGAAGCTGGCCGATATGCTAGAGGCTTTGGTAGAACATTATGGTTGGGAAGACATGGGATATTTCATCGACATCCGTTGCTTCAACTACGACCCGTCCATCAGATCGAGCTTGGCATTTCTGAGAAAGACACCTTGGGCCCGCGCCAAAGTAGAGCAGCTTTATCTTGATATGCTCGAAGATAAACGCAAGTATTCACGTTAG
- a CDS encoding sterol desaturase family protein encodes MQEETFSKLIPGVVMLVLGVLEALGGLYIHDRRTKNDFTIELVSLVTLPTLIQPAIFFFVLWAMRAGFPALEDHFVQISIWWHFLAFLVFDDLTQYLWHRLSHVNRTMWKLHRPHHVVEEMGVLVTYRNAILYYAFMPGIWLSALLVYLGMGYAYLFYLPVKLTIILLAHSETKWDRFLYRYKLLSPLAWVVERTISTPSTHFAHHGLTAEDGVSHPNGNYGNLLFIWDVLLGTAKITRKYPTRFGAWNQVKEPWYVQLLFPIIRSKDPRSELHSIKTKNDYDPSVDFKEFTR; translated from the coding sequence ATGCAAGAAGAGACTTTCAGTAAACTCATTCCAGGCGTGGTGATGTTGGTGCTAGGCGTGCTGGAGGCGCTTGGTGGGCTTTACATCCATGACAGACGCACCAAGAACGATTTTACCATAGAACTGGTAAGCCTTGTGACCTTGCCCACCTTGATCCAACCGGCCATTTTCTTCTTTGTGCTTTGGGCCATGCGCGCAGGTTTTCCAGCGTTGGAAGATCATTTTGTCCAGATATCCATTTGGTGGCACTTCCTGGCGTTTCTGGTGTTCGATGATCTGACGCAGTACCTCTGGCACCGACTTTCGCATGTGAATCGCACCATGTGGAAACTGCACCGACCGCATCATGTGGTGGAAGAAATGGGCGTGCTGGTCACGTACCGCAATGCCATTCTTTACTATGCTTTCATGCCTGGCATTTGGCTTTCGGCACTGCTGGTCTATTTGGGAATGGGTTATGCCTATCTGTTCTATCTGCCCGTAAAACTCACCATCATTCTGTTGGCGCACAGCGAGACGAAATGGGATCGATTCCTCTACCGATACAAGTTACTGAGCCCGTTGGCTTGGGTGGTAGAACGGACCATCTCTACCCCAAGTACCCATTTTGCGCACCACGGATTGACGGCAGAAGATGGTGTTTCGCATCCGAATGGCAACTACGGAAACCTGCTGTTTATTTGGGATGTGCTGCTTGGAACAGCCAAGATCACCCGAAAGTATCCTACACGTTTTGGTGCATGGAACCAAGTAAAAGAACCTTGGTATGTTCAGCTGCTGTTTCCCATTATCCGATCCAAAGATCCAAGGAGCGAACTGCATTCCATCAAGACCAAGAATGATTACGACCCATCGGTAGATTTCAAAGAATTCACCCGTTAA
- a CDS encoding DMT family transporter produces MPTIDHIVKETKTSLQRSAISSYSFPFSLLGFHDIRSPMQRAYLQMHFAIFLWGFTGILGKLIQLQEYPLVWWRVLITVIALGAFLKWKGELEPPPWKEMKKIAFVGAMIAMHWVTFYGSIKYSNVSIALSAMASTALFTAILDPLLNKRKPKAAELVLGLFTICGIYLIFRFQQLYAVGISLGLISAMLCAYFTIQTKGLLENHGPRNLLFYELIGGLGTLTLLAPLYLYHFPAPSLVPSLSDSGYLLIMSLVCTVYAMQLSYQALKHVSPFVMNLSVNLEPIYSIILAAIIFHEHEELNLGFYAGAGVIILSVAANGVLHLNDKRKARKQIAIP; encoded by the coding sequence ATGCCAACCATTGACCATATCGTAAAAGAGACTAAAACCAGCTTACAGAGAAGCGCTATTTCATCTTATTCTTTTCCGTTTTCGCTTCTCGGATTTCACGACATTCGCAGCCCCATGCAGCGCGCCTATCTCCAAATGCATTTTGCCATTTTCCTTTGGGGATTCACAGGCATTTTAGGGAAGCTCATCCAGCTTCAGGAATACCCGCTCGTTTGGTGGCGGGTTCTCATCACTGTCATTGCGCTTGGAGCCTTTCTAAAATGGAAAGGCGAACTGGAACCACCGCCTTGGAAAGAGATGAAGAAGATCGCTTTCGTTGGTGCCATGATCGCCATGCATTGGGTCACATTCTATGGTTCCATCAAGTATTCCAACGTTTCCATTGCACTGAGTGCCATGGCCAGCACTGCGCTGTTCACCGCCATCCTCGATCCACTTCTCAATAAGAGGAAACCGAAGGCTGCTGAGCTCGTGCTCGGACTGTTCACCATCTGCGGTATCTACCTCATATTCCGCTTTCAGCAATTGTATGCCGTTGGTATATCATTAGGGTTGATAAGCGCCATGCTGTGCGCCTACTTTACCATACAGACCAAAGGATTGTTGGAAAACCACGGTCCACGCAATCTGCTCTTTTACGAACTCATCGGTGGATTAGGAACACTCACGCTACTGGCTCCGCTTTACCTCTATCACTTCCCTGCTCCTAGCCTTGTTCCAAGTCTTTCAGACAGCGGTTATCTGCTCATCATGAGCTTGGTATGCACCGTTTATGCCATGCAGCTTTCTTATCAGGCGCTCAAGCATGTTTCTCCGTTTGTAATGAACCTTTCGGTCAATCTGGAACCCATCTATTCCATCATCCTTGCAGCCATCATTTTTCATGAACACGAAGAGTTGAACCTCGGTTTCTATGCCGGTGCAGGTGTCATTATCCTATCCGTTGCGGCCAACGGTGTGTTGCACCTGAATGACAAGCGGAAAGCGAGGAAGCAGATAGCTATTCCCTAG
- a CDS encoding helix-turn-helix transcriptional regulator: MENNFRSSCPIASALDIIGDKWSLLIIRDMLMGGKKTFKEISLSQEGIATNILSARLKLLECFELITKRKLPENKKENIYLLTEKGIDLAPIIVDIVLWSDQHVRAFNQEMFSISERGFDADRSVVIEHLKKNYRDMVSQILG; the protein is encoded by the coding sequence ATGGAAAATAATTTTCGTTCGTCTTGTCCAATAGCCTCCGCCTTAGATATTATTGGCGATAAATGGTCGTTGCTGATCATAAGAGACATGCTGATGGGAGGTAAGAAGACCTTTAAAGAAATATCCCTTTCGCAAGAAGGAATAGCCACCAATATTCTGTCTGCAAGATTGAAATTGCTGGAGTGCTTTGAGTTGATTACCAAACGTAAACTACCCGAAAACAAGAAGGAGAACATCTACCTACTGACCGAAAAAGGCATTGATCTTGCGCCTATAATCGTGGACATTGTATTGTGGAGCGACCAGCACGTCAGAGCCTTCAATCAGGAAATGTTTTCCATTTCGGAAAGAGGTTTTGATGCAGATAGGTCGGTGGTAATTGAACACCTCAAGAAGAACTACCGAGACATGGTTAGTCAGATTCTTGGCTAG
- a CDS encoding DUF4345 domain-containing protein: MLLTIRIILGIYGLIAIGTGLMGATASYKVAASNPMQDNNHRFVAAIWASMSLAFFYTAWNPSEVALFRFLMVAVFIGGLVRTYGLRFYPATPFIIFGILVELLPTTILLWMHTKLMNAGSL; the protein is encoded by the coding sequence ATGCTTTTAACCATCCGCATCATATTAGGCATCTATGGCCTCATTGCTATAGGCACGGGATTAATGGGTGCAACTGCTTCCTATAAGGTGGCAGCGTCCAATCCGATGCAAGATAACAACCACCGTTTTGTTGCCGCCATTTGGGCTTCCATGTCCTTGGCATTTTTCTACACGGCATGGAATCCTTCAGAAGTTGCGTTGTTCCGATTTCTGATGGTTGCCGTGTTCATTGGTGGCCTTGTCAGGACTTACGGACTGCGGTTTTACCCCGCAACTCCCTTCATCATTTTTGGCATTCTAGTAGAATTGCTTCCAACAACAATCTTGCTTTGGATGCATACCAAACTGATGAATGCTGGCTCCCTTTAA
- a CDS encoding SDR family NAD(P)-dependent oxidoreductase: protein MNNSKQKVLITGGGSGIGLALAQKFLQHGNTVIITGRNLTKLEEVKGEFPELHIFQSDVTKEEDVKKLVGQLQAEFGGIDVLVNNAGIMNLVDAGNESNDLKKQFQEIEINYHAPIRMLHHFLPQLKKSKHAVLINVSSGLAYVPFAQAPVYSGTKSALHFWTQGIRPQLKQHNIRVVELLPPVVDTPLAHGADIAEDDNLKPMPPEKMANIFWKDFTNGKDEITPGISTQLRLMSRLAPKFIFKQLNKEPIPKR from the coding sequence ATGAATAATTCTAAACAAAAAGTATTGATCACAGGTGGCGGTTCGGGCATTGGACTAGCGCTCGCGCAGAAGTTCTTGCAGCACGGAAACACCGTTATCATCACGGGCAGAAACCTGACTAAACTGGAGGAAGTGAAGGGAGAATTTCCCGAACTACACATTTTCCAAAGTGATGTTACGAAGGAAGAAGACGTAAAGAAACTGGTTGGTCAGCTACAAGCGGAATTCGGGGGTATTGATGTACTCGTAAACAATGCGGGAATCATGAATTTGGTAGATGCTGGAAACGAAAGCAACGATCTGAAAAAGCAGTTCCAAGAGATCGAGATCAACTACCATGCGCCTATCCGCATGCTGCACCATTTTCTTCCGCAGCTAAAGAAGAGTAAGCATGCCGTGCTTATCAACGTGTCATCAGGCTTGGCCTATGTTCCTTTCGCGCAAGCACCCGTTTATTCAGGTACAAAATCAGCTTTGCATTTTTGGACACAAGGCATTCGTCCACAACTGAAACAACACAATATCAGGGTTGTGGAGCTTCTTCCGCCTGTGGTAGACACCCCATTGGCCCACGGGGCCGATATTGCTGAAGACGACAATCTAAAACCAATGCCTCCTGAGAAAATGGCCAATATATTCTGGAAGGATTTCACGAACGGAAAAGATGAGATCACGCCAGGGATTTCAACCCAATTGAGACTTATGAGCCGATTGGCACCAAAATTTATTTTCAAACAACTGAATAAAGAACCGATTCCTAAAAGATAA
- a CDS encoding DUF1772 domain-containing protein, which translates to MKKTLPYFAIIGIAAFAGNMINIGLSYGMHWLSLEPIAFMESFKVDFPLLLGPTTVTLMPGFIATLWLYFLHKDNKPARRYWLFAFAGLMLVNIQTVVYHLPMNLDFMALSYTAEEATSKLQGWIIFHWIRVVVAIVSGVFAIKAFQLSNNN; encoded by the coding sequence TTGAAAAAGACACTTCCCTATTTCGCCATCATTGGTATTGCTGCCTTTGCTGGCAATATGATCAACATTGGCCTGAGCTATGGCATGCATTGGCTATCCTTGGAGCCCATCGCTTTTATGGAATCGTTTAAAGTGGATTTCCCGCTTTTGCTCGGTCCGACCACTGTTACTCTGATGCCCGGATTCATAGCCACACTTTGGTTGTATTTCCTGCATAAGGACAACAAACCAGCAAGACGTTACTGGCTTTTCGCCTTTGCGGGTTTGATGCTCGTCAACATTCAAACGGTGGTCTACCATTTGCCTATGAATCTGGATTTCATGGCATTGAGTTACACGGCCGAAGAAGCTACGAGCAAACTACAAGGCTGGATCATCTTCCATTGGATTCGGGTAGTAGTAGCTATCGTATCTGGAGTCTTTGCCATCAAAGCTTTTCAACTTTCCAATAACAACTAA